A single region of the Bacteroides luhongzhouii genome encodes:
- a CDS encoding family 78 glycoside hydrolase catalytic domain has translation MKMNFHYFADIIPIIIFALFSNSGLINATEVGKRTDALEALAWNESKWISATDAPVAKGHNNGLAADGATWFVSTVKNEQEVISAKWMTTGLGIYELYVNGKPVGGEFLKPGFTHYAKTKRSFTYDITDIIRTKPNAENMLSVQVTPGWWGDKIITPGGYDGMIGKKCAFRGVLELTFSDGSKKRYGTDLKNWKAGIAGPVKHAGIFDGEEYDAREPMGYECVDKLSTPEENTEFSGDILPSDGAEVYLRTDLALAPVKAYVWKNVEGTKENEFGKVIIAREFASGTEMTVSPGETLVVDFGQNCAGIPSFVFKAAEGTVLTCLPAELLNDGNGAKIRGMDGPEGSCHRESLRFPYGVRLDYTFAAGNSYVTYYPHCTFFGYRYVSITATGNVAIKSLKSIPITSITKKMEIGTITTGNDLVNKLISNTYWGQLSNYLSIPTDCPQRDERLGWTADTQVFAETGTFFANTMKFFHKWMRDMRDTQNSLGGFPGVAPLAQYGDEKMRFGWADAGIIVPWTVWKQFDDTQIIEENWNAMDLFMNHINDTKYNHEALCSENGNYQWADWLSYEPLESWSGLAFSPQGPLPDAISYWNYLSASYWMTDAFMMRDMAAATGRDAVKYQQMADSAKAYIKENFLNEDGTFKTAILNTMQTPALFALKNQLVEGEAKAKMIDRLRENFAQHDLCLQTGFLGTSILMTTLTENGMEDIAYELLFQRKNPSWLYSVDNGATTIWERWNSYMIDKGMGPSGMNSFNHYAYGCVCEWIWETVAGIAADPVTPGFKHIIMKPIPDKRLGHVTAEYRSAAGLIKSAWKYEGDAWIWEFTIPKGATATVTLPGEMKSKNYGSGTYKVTK, from the coding sequence ATGAAAATGAATTTTCATTATTTTGCGGATATTATTCCGATAATAATTTTCGCGTTGTTCTCAAATAGCGGACTGATAAACGCAACCGAAGTCGGGAAACGTACTGACGCATTGGAAGCGTTGGCCTGGAACGAATCCAAATGGATTTCCGCAACAGACGCTCCCGTGGCGAAAGGACACAACAACGGTCTCGCGGCCGATGGCGCGACCTGGTTCGTATCCACTGTAAAAAACGAACAGGAAGTCATCTCCGCCAAGTGGATGACCACCGGACTGGGAATTTACGAGTTGTATGTGAATGGGAAACCCGTAGGCGGGGAATTCCTGAAACCGGGCTTCACACACTATGCCAAGACCAAACGTTCTTTCACCTATGATATTACAGACATCATTCGTACTAAGCCAAACGCCGAGAACATGCTCTCCGTACAGGTGACGCCGGGATGGTGGGGTGACAAAATTATAACCCCCGGAGGATATGACGGCATGATAGGCAAGAAATGTGCCTTCCGTGGTGTACTGGAACTGACTTTTTCTGACGGAAGCAAGAAGCGCTACGGTACTGATCTTAAAAACTGGAAAGCCGGAATTGCCGGTCCGGTGAAACATGCCGGTATCTTTGACGGAGAAGAGTACGATGCACGCGAACCGATGGGCTACGAATGTGTGGACAAACTCTCCACACCCGAAGAGAATACCGAATTCTCCGGCGACATCCTGCCTTCGGACGGAGCGGAAGTCTATCTGCGTACAGATCTCGCCCTCGCTCCTGTCAAAGCATACGTTTGGAAGAATGTAGAAGGAACAAAGGAGAATGAGTTCGGTAAGGTGATTATCGCCCGTGAGTTCGCATCGGGTACGGAGATGACCGTAAGTCCGGGAGAGACGTTAGTGGTGGACTTCGGACAAAATTGTGCTGGCATCCCCTCTTTCGTATTCAAAGCTGCTGAGGGAACAGTGCTGACCTGCCTTCCCGCAGAACTACTCAATGACGGTAATGGTGCCAAGATTCGTGGCATGGACGGTCCGGAAGGAAGCTGTCACCGCGAAAGCCTGCGCTTCCCTTACGGCGTCCGTCTGGACTACACTTTTGCTGCCGGAAATAGCTATGTGACCTACTACCCTCATTGCACCTTCTTCGGCTACCGCTACGTTTCCATAACTGCCACCGGGAATGTCGCCATCAAGTCGCTGAAGTCCATCCCAATCACTTCCATCACAAAGAAAATGGAGATCGGTACTATAACCACAGGCAACGACCTTGTGAACAAGCTCATCTCCAACACTTATTGGGGGCAGTTATCCAACTACCTGTCCATACCCACTGACTGCCCGCAACGCGACGAGCGTCTGGGCTGGACAGCAGACACACAAGTGTTTGCAGAAACCGGTACGTTCTTTGCTAACACCATGAAGTTCTTCCATAAGTGGATGCGTGACATGCGCGACACACAGAACAGTTTGGGGGGATTCCCCGGAGTGGCCCCCTTGGCACAATACGGTGACGAGAAAATGCGTTTCGGTTGGGCTGATGCCGGAATCATCGTGCCTTGGACGGTATGGAAACAATTCGATGACACGCAAATCATCGAGGAGAACTGGAATGCCATGGACTTGTTTATGAACCACATCAACGACACCAAGTATAACCACGAGGCCCTCTGTAGCGAGAACGGTAACTATCAATGGGCCGACTGGCTGAGCTACGAACCTCTGGAAAGCTGGAGCGGACTGGCTTTCTCTCCCCAAGGTCCGCTTCCTGATGCCATCAGCTACTGGAACTATTTGAGTGCTTCCTACTGGATGACAGATGCTTTCATGATGCGGGACATGGCTGCCGCCACCGGTCGCGATGCCGTCAAATACCAGCAAATGGCTGATTCGGCAAAGGCATACATCAAAGAGAACTTCCTCAATGAAGACGGTACCTTCAAAACCGCCATCCTCAACACTATGCAAACTCCTGCCTTGTTCGCCCTGAAGAACCAACTTGTGGAAGGCGAAGCCAAAGCGAAGATGATAGACCGTCTGCGCGAAAACTTCGCACAGCACGACCTTTGCTTGCAGACCGGATTCTTAGGCACATCCATCCTCATGACCACCCTCACGGAGAATGGCATGGAAGACATTGCCTATGAACTCCTCTTCCAACGTAAGAATCCAAGCTGGCTGTACTCTGTGGATAACGGAGCCACCACCATCTGGGAACGGTGGAACAGCTATATGATAGACAAGGGAATGGGACCGAGCGGCATGAACAGCTTCAATCATTATGCCTACGGATGCGTATGTGAATGGATTTGGGAAACTGTTGCCGGCATTGCAGCCGATCCAGTCACCCCCGGCTTCAAACATATCATTATGAAGCCTATTCCAGACAAGCGGTTGGGACACGTGACTGCCGAATACCGTTCCGCCGCCGGACTCATCAAGAGTGCCTGGAAATACGAAGGTGACGCCTGGATTTGGGAATTTACCATCCCTAAAGGTGCCACCGCTACCGTAACTCTTCCCGGAGAGATGAAGTCAAAGAACTATGGAAGTGGAACTTACAAGGTAACCAAATAG
- a CDS encoding trehalase family glycosidase — MRQLLTAIFIFIFSLFINAQQQSLEDIRNVRLFIKEHMGHTVKECKKDTLGYIALPKPYSVPSLSGAFQQDMYYWDTYFTNIGLISDDDFEQALNNIDNILYLIDKFGFMPNGSNVSYLNRSQPPFASMMVRDIYEKSRDKIWLESACRILEKEYTFWMTQRITPTGLNRYSNSATRDELVSFYEYMRTRFTDLPVLTDSLKLLKQSSHLIAEAESGWDFSPRFDFRCEDFNPVDLNANLYLYEQNFAFFYKELKKKGSNKWLDAAQKRKNLLNKYCYNSQDGCFYDYDFINNRLSPIYSAAIFNLLWAEVLTKHQAKNVVVHLQRLEYPWGIVACEQGKRKRTYQWDFPNAWASFNLLSINGLDRYGFKKEARRIAQKYVSSIVKIYQSSGNLWEKYNAELGNLEVNNEYEMPPFMGWTAGAFIYASDYLIK; from the coding sequence ATGCGTCAATTATTAACCGCAATATTTATTTTCATATTTTCTCTCTTTATAAATGCACAACAACAATCGCTTGAAGACATACGAAATGTACGTTTATTCATTAAAGAACATATGGGACATACTGTAAAAGAGTGTAAAAAGGATACATTGGGATATATTGCTTTGCCAAAACCTTATAGTGTTCCAAGTTTGAGTGGTGCATTTCAGCAAGATATGTATTATTGGGATACATATTTTACAAATATAGGGTTGATATCGGATGATGACTTTGAGCAGGCATTGAATAATATAGATAACATCCTTTACTTAATAGATAAGTTTGGATTTATGCCTAATGGATCTAATGTTTCATATTTGAATCGTTCACAACCACCATTTGCCAGTATGATGGTTCGGGATATTTACGAAAAGAGCAGGGATAAAATATGGTTGGAATCTGCCTGTAGAATATTAGAAAAAGAGTACACATTCTGGATGACTCAACGAATTACACCTACGGGACTGAACCGATATTCGAACAGTGCAACAAGAGATGAACTGGTTTCATTTTATGAATATATGAGAACACGTTTCACTGACTTGCCTGTTTTAACAGATTCTTTGAAGTTATTGAAACAATCTTCTCATTTAATTGCAGAAGCGGAGTCCGGTTGGGATTTTTCCCCTCGTTTTGATTTTCGTTGTGAAGATTTTAATCCTGTGGATTTAAATGCAAATCTCTATTTATATGAACAGAATTTTGCTTTTTTCTATAAAGAATTGAAAAAGAAAGGTTCAAACAAATGGTTGGATGCAGCCCAAAAAAGGAAAAATCTGTTGAATAAATATTGTTACAACTCTCAAGACGGCTGTTTTTATGATTATGACTTTATAAATAATCGACTAAGCCCTATATATTCTGCGGCTATTTTTAATTTACTTTGGGCAGAGGTCTTAACCAAACATCAAGCTAAGAATGTGGTTGTTCATCTTCAAAGATTAGAATATCCTTGGGGCATTGTCGCTTGCGAACAAGGAAAACGCAAGAGAACCTATCAGTGGGATTTTCCTAATGCATGGGCGAGTTTTAATCTTTTATCAATAAATGGTCTGGACCGCTATGGATTTAAAAAAGAAGCTCGTCGCATAGCTCAGAAATATGTTAGTAGTATTGTTAAGATTTACCAATCTTCAGGTAATCTATGGGAGAAATATAACGCTGAATTAGGAAATTTGGAAGTGAATAATGAATACGAAATGCCTCCATTTATGGGCTGGACAGCCGGTGCTTTTATCTACGCATCTGATTATCTGATTAAATAA
- a CDS encoding glycoside hydrolase family 3 C-terminal domain-containing protein, producing MKQLTILVELLFFCLQAALPVFAQTPAYLDTNRPIEERVKDALSRMTLEEKVKMIHAQSKFSSAGVPRLGIPEVWATDGPHGIRPEVLWDEWDQAGWTNDSCIAYPALTCLAATWNPEMSHLYGKSIGEEARYRKKDILLGPGVNIYRTPLNGRNFEYMGEDPYLSATMVVPYIKGVQENGVAACVKHYALNNQETNRNTTNMYLNDRPLYEIYLPAFKAAIQEGGAWSIMGSYNLYQGQHACHNKRLLKDILRDEWGFDGVVVSDWGGVHNTEQAIYNGLDLEFGSWTNGLSDGTHNAYDNYYLAFPYLKLIKEGKVGTKELDEKVSNILRLIFRTSMNPHKPFGSLGSPEHGQAGRKIAEEGIVLLQNNNNVLPIDLNKAKRIAVIGENAIKMMTVGGGSSSLKVKYEISPLDGLKNRVGTKAEIVYARGYVGDPTGEYNGVKTGQDLKDDRSEDELLAEALQAAENADHVIFFGGLNKSEGQDCEGSDRISLGLPYAQDRVIRELAKINKNLIFVNISGNAVAMPWVNEVPAIVQGWFLGSEAGTALASVLIGDINPSGKLPFTFPVKLDDVGAHRLGEYPGNKEELVTKHQGDTINETYHEGIFVGYRWADKEKIKPLFPFGHGLSYTTFTYSKPAADKKTMTADDTISFTVNIKNTGTYEGQEIVQLYISDKKSSLPRPLKELKAFQKVKLAPGEEKTVTLTIDKKALSFFDDARHEWVAEPGKFEAMIGSSSRNIKGTIVFELK from the coding sequence ATGAAACAACTGACAATCTTAGTGGAACTATTATTTTTCTGTTTACAGGCTGCGTTGCCTGTCTTTGCACAGACGCCAGCGTATCTAGATACGAATAGACCTATCGAAGAGCGAGTAAAAGACGCATTGAGCCGGATGACCCTTGAAGAAAAGGTGAAGATGATTCATGCACAATCAAAATTCAGTTCGGCAGGCGTACCTCGGCTTGGAATCCCCGAAGTATGGGCTACCGATGGTCCTCACGGTATCCGTCCGGAAGTATTGTGGGATGAATGGGACCAGGCAGGATGGACAAACGATTCCTGCATCGCTTACCCCGCATTGACTTGCCTTGCTGCCACATGGAATCCGGAAATGTCTCACCTCTACGGAAAAAGTATCGGTGAAGAGGCGCGTTACCGCAAGAAAGATATCTTATTAGGACCCGGTGTGAACATCTATCGTACTCCTCTGAACGGACGTAATTTTGAATATATGGGTGAAGACCCGTATCTGTCCGCCACGATGGTAGTTCCTTATATCAAAGGAGTGCAGGAAAATGGTGTAGCCGCTTGCGTGAAACATTACGCGTTGAATAATCAGGAAACCAATCGGAACACTACGAATATGTACCTAAACGACCGTCCCCTTTATGAGATATACCTGCCTGCTTTCAAGGCTGCCATTCAAGAAGGTGGAGCCTGGTCAATTATGGGTTCTTATAATCTTTATCAGGGGCAGCACGCTTGCCACAACAAACGTCTGCTCAAAGACATTCTCCGTGACGAATGGGGCTTCGACGGCGTGGTAGTGTCCGACTGGGGTGGTGTGCATAATACCGAACAAGCCATCTACAACGGACTGGACTTGGAATTCGGTTCGTGGACAAACGGATTGTCTGACGGAACCCATAATGCTTATGATAATTATTACCTGGCTTTCCCTTACCTGAAACTGATTAAAGAGGGTAAAGTCGGAACAAAAGAGTTGGACGAGAAAGTCAGCAACATCCTTCGTCTGATTTTCCGTACTTCGATGAATCCGCATAAGCCGTTCGGTTCTTTAGGTTCTCCCGAACACGGACAAGCCGGTCGTAAGATAGCTGAAGAAGGAATCGTTCTTTTACAGAACAACAATAACGTGTTGCCTATCGACTTGAACAAAGCGAAAAGAATAGCCGTTATCGGTGAGAATGCAATCAAGATGATGACAGTGGGCGGTGGTAGTTCTTCCTTGAAAGTGAAGTACGAGATTTCTCCGTTGGATGGATTGAAGAATCGTGTAGGTACAAAAGCGGAAATAGTGTATGCTCGTGGTTACGTAGGCGACCCGACAGGCGAATATAACGGTGTGAAAACCGGTCAGGACTTGAAAGACGACCGTTCGGAAGACGAACTTCTCGCTGAGGCTCTGCAAGCGGCCGAAAATGCGGATCATGTTATTTTCTTCGGTGGGCTAAATAAGAGTGAGGGACAAGATTGTGAAGGTTCAGACCGTATTTCTTTGGGATTGCCATATGCGCAAGACAGAGTAATCCGTGAATTGGCTAAGATTAATAAGAATTTGATTTTTGTCAATATTTCCGGTAATGCAGTGGCTATGCCTTGGGTGAACGAAGTTCCCGCCATTGTTCAAGGCTGGTTTTTGGGTTCGGAAGCCGGAACGGCCCTCGCTTCTGTATTAATCGGAGATATTAATCCTTCCGGTAAGTTACCTTTTACTTTTCCCGTAAAATTGGATGATGTAGGTGCTCATAGATTAGGCGAATATCCAGGCAATAAAGAAGAATTGGTAACTAAGCATCAAGGGGACACAATAAACGAAACTTACCATGAAGGCATCTTTGTAGGTTACCGTTGGGCAGATAAAGAAAAAATCAAGCCATTGTTTCCGTTTGGACACGGATTGAGCTACACCACTTTTACTTATAGCAAACCTGCTGCGGACAAGAAAACAATGACCGCCGATGATACGATTTCGTTTACCGTCAACATAAAAAATACAGGAACCTATGAAGGTCAGGAAATTGTTCAGCTTTATATCAGCGATAAAAAATCTTCCCTGCCGCGTCCGTTGAAGGAGCTGAAAGCTTTCCAAAAAGTTAAATTGGCTCCGGGAGAAGAGAAAACGGTAACACTGACGATTGATAAAAAAGCGTTGAGTTTCTTTGATGATGCAAGACATGAATGGGTAGCCGAACCCGGCAAGTTTGAAGCGATGATTGGGAGTTCCTCCCGGAATATCAAGGGAACAATAGTATTTGAGTTAAAATAA
- a CDS encoding beta-L-arabinofuranosidase domain-containing protein: MKKIIYILFFALTAIVANGQTKKLFSGTNNEGGKISINGYIGDRIRMCIDQRVKAQNADELVEPFRHLTEGNGWQSEFLGKWMLGAIASYEYTRDEELYQKIVNAANQFMETQHADGYIGNYKPESRLTCWDIWGRKYTSLALLSYYRLTKDSNALIAVQRLIDLLIKELEEKQLDIAETGFYYGMPSCSILEPVVYLYEATKEPRYLHFAKGIINSIEKEGHSQLITKALKNIPVHRFTFPKSWWSYENGQKAYEMMSCYEGMVELGRISNDPLYLQATEKTVANIIADEINIVGSGATFECWYEGKKKQTIPTYHTMETCVTFTWMQLCARLLQETTNSLYADEFERTMYNALMSSMKNDGTQISKYSPLEGRRCEGEKQCGMQINCCNANGPRAFALIPQTAYMMKNDKVYVNLYLDSEAAFFMNKNEIKLDMKTQYPVDGHVELSINPRKETEFTLAFRIPLWVDDNYQIAINGESQTSVRKGGYLYLQRKWKKGDKVSINFRLKAKVEEYDRHQAVTYGPLVFARDSRFMDGYVDECAIIQQNEKGEVSAVPQETRKDSFAWVTMEVPMILGTDLENIENKAVKQIKFCDFASAGNDWNPAGRYRVWIPKTLNQMSEAYRQY, from the coding sequence ATGAAAAAAATTATTTATATTTTATTTTTTGCTCTTACCGCTATTGTTGCTAACGGTCAGACTAAAAAACTCTTCAGTGGTACAAATAACGAAGGGGGAAAAATCAGTATTAACGGCTATATTGGAGACCGCATCCGGATGTGTATTGACCAAAGAGTGAAAGCACAGAATGCGGATGAACTGGTAGAGCCCTTTCGGCATCTGACGGAAGGAAACGGTTGGCAATCAGAATTCTTAGGAAAATGGATGTTAGGAGCTATTGCATCATACGAATACACACGGGATGAGGAGCTTTATCAGAAGATTGTGAATGCAGCCAATCAGTTTATGGAAACACAGCACGCCGACGGTTATATCGGCAATTATAAACCGGAAAGTCGACTGACTTGTTGGGATATCTGGGGACGGAAATACACATCTTTGGCATTATTGTCTTACTACAGATTGACCAAAGACAGCAATGCATTGATTGCAGTACAGCGCTTAATAGATCTTCTGATAAAAGAACTGGAAGAGAAACAACTCGATATAGCAGAAACCGGATTTTATTACGGAATGCCAAGTTGTTCCATATTGGAGCCGGTTGTTTATTTGTATGAAGCAACAAAGGAACCACGTTATTTGCACTTCGCAAAAGGAATTATAAACAGTATTGAAAAAGAAGGTCATTCGCAATTAATTACCAAAGCGCTAAAGAATATCCCCGTCCATCGTTTTACTTTTCCTAAATCATGGTGGAGTTATGAAAATGGACAGAAAGCTTATGAAATGATGTCGTGCTATGAGGGAATGGTTGAATTAGGCAGAATATCTAACGATCCGTTGTATTTGCAGGCAACCGAGAAGACTGTTGCAAACATCATCGCTGATGAAATCAATATAGTCGGTTCGGGAGCAACTTTTGAATGTTGGTATGAAGGAAAGAAAAAACAAACAATACCTACTTACCATACCATGGAGACTTGTGTGACATTTACCTGGATGCAATTGTGTGCACGGCTATTGCAGGAAACGACCAATTCATTGTACGCTGACGAATTTGAACGCACCATGTATAATGCATTGATGTCGTCCATGAAAAATGATGGTACGCAAATATCTAAATATAGTCCGTTAGAAGGACGTAGATGTGAAGGCGAAAAACAATGTGGCATGCAAATCAATTGTTGTAATGCTAATGGTCCGCGTGCGTTTGCCTTAATTCCCCAAACGGCATATATGATGAAGAATGACAAGGTGTACGTAAATCTTTATTTGGATTCAGAGGCTGCATTTTTCATGAATAAAAATGAAATAAAACTTGATATGAAAACTCAATATCCTGTTGATGGACATGTTGAATTGTCAATAAATCCACGTAAAGAAACAGAGTTTACATTAGCATTCCGCATTCCATTATGGGTGGATGATAATTATCAGATTGCCATTAATGGAGAATCACAGACAAGTGTACGGAAAGGCGGGTATCTTTACTTGCAAAGAAAGTGGAAAAAAGGAGATAAAGTGTCCATTAATTTCAGATTAAAAGCGAAAGTGGAGGAGTATGATCGGCATCAAGCTGTAACCTATGGACCATTGGTGTTCGCCCGTGACAGTCGGTTTATGGATGGATATGTAGATGAATGTGCCATTATTCAACAGAATGAAAAGGGAGAGGTATCGGCTGTGCCACAAGAAACTCGAAAAGATTCCTTTGCATGGGTTACAATGGAGGTGCCAATGATACTTGGTACGGATTTGGAAAATATAGAAAACAAAGCTGTCAAACAGATTAAATTCTGTGATTTTGCTTCTGCTGGGAATGATTGGAATCCAGCCGGACGCTATAGAGTGTGGATTCCTAAAACACTTAATCAGATGTCGGAAGCTTATCGTCAGTATTAA
- a CDS encoding alpha-L-rhamnosidase, with the protein MKKKIQKIVFIFVWFITASMSAAPSFSVYGLMTEQAENPIGVETNEPYFSWKIHAQERNFKQSAYHICVADSPAKLENDDCNIWDSGKVFSDNSIFNQFKGKKLLSSTTYYWRVKVWNDKREESAWSQIHTFTTGLLNESDWGTSRWIAMEADGAKIKGIHYQDKDALPTSKTGMYKMPQFRKEFQIKEGIQKAFVYISGVGHFDLFINGSKVGDHFLDAGWTLYNKEVFYVSFDVTELLNKQDNVLGVMLGNGFYNVPQERYFKLLVSYGAPKLKLILKVLYDNGTSQEIVSDNSWKVTESPITFSSIYGGEDYDATKQEVGWMNAGFDDKNWKDALEVDYHPKMVSQQIEPLKIKKEIPIVRCYKNSKGNWVYDLGQNFSGIVRLRVSGKRDQSLCLVPAELLNKNNTANQSASGHPFCYHYKLRGNDTIETWQPQFTYYGFRYVEVKGAVPAGEKNPKNLPEIIELTGLHTSLSAPQSGTFFCSNPLFNKIHDLIDWAMRSNMASVLTDCPHREKLGWVEQTYLMQYSLQYRYNMSRMYNKIIRDMYLSQTKQGVIPSIAPEYVRFKEGFEDTPEWGSAFIISSWYAYLWYGDDRALTNYYPMMKRYMDYLASRANDNIIAYGLGDWFDIGPDVPGNSQLTSNGLTATATYYYNATIMQKIARLLAQPDDVEKYGRLAVEIKESFNRRFFNSSTKTYDRNSQTANSIVLFMGLADKTYKQSIINNLICDIEKRNYSLTAGDIGYRYVLQALETNGLSELIYKMNCKYNVPGYGWQLAHGATALTESWQAFGFVSNNHFMLGHLMEWLYGGIGGIRQTEQSLAYKTILIDPHVVGDITTASASYESPYGRICSEWKKKQEGFELKVSIPANSEAVIVLPTAKIENVMDYGICLSSAEDIVFLGVEQNRIKIKVGSGDYLFSVKG; encoded by the coding sequence ATGAAAAAGAAAATACAGAAAATAGTTTTTATATTCGTTTGGTTTATTACTGCAAGTATGTCGGCAGCTCCCTCATTTTCAGTATATGGACTCATGACAGAGCAAGCAGAAAATCCTATTGGAGTAGAAACCAACGAGCCGTACTTCAGTTGGAAGATACATGCGCAAGAACGAAATTTTAAACAAAGTGCTTATCATATCTGTGTTGCCGACTCTCCTGCCAAATTGGAAAATGACGATTGCAATATATGGGATAGTGGTAAAGTATTCTCAGACAATTCGATTTTCAATCAGTTTAAAGGGAAAAAATTACTATCTTCTACAACCTATTATTGGAGAGTAAAAGTCTGGAATGATAAAAGGGAAGAGTCTGCATGGAGTCAAATACATACTTTTACAACAGGACTACTGAATGAAAGCGATTGGGGTACTTCCCGTTGGATAGCAATGGAAGCAGACGGAGCAAAAATAAAGGGTATTCATTATCAAGATAAAGATGCTTTGCCAACTTCTAAAACAGGTATGTATAAAATGCCCCAATTCCGAAAGGAGTTTCAAATAAAGGAAGGTATACAAAAAGCTTTTGTTTATATTTCAGGAGTAGGACATTTTGATTTGTTTATAAATGGCTCTAAAGTGGGCGACCATTTTTTAGATGCAGGATGGACTTTGTATAACAAGGAGGTCTTCTATGTTTCATTTGATGTAACAGAACTGTTGAATAAACAAGATAATGTTCTTGGAGTTATGCTTGGAAATGGTTTCTACAATGTACCACAAGAACGTTATTTCAAATTATTAGTTTCATACGGTGCTCCCAAACTGAAATTAATACTGAAAGTACTATATGATAACGGTACATCGCAGGAAATCGTTTCGGATAACTCTTGGAAGGTGACCGAAAGCCCTATTACATTCTCCAGCATATATGGCGGTGAAGATTATGATGCTACCAAACAAGAAGTCGGATGGATGAATGCCGGTTTTGATGACAAAAATTGGAAAGATGCTCTTGAAGTGGATTATCATCCTAAAATGGTTTCCCAGCAAATAGAGCCGTTAAAGATAAAAAAAGAAATACCTATAGTCAGATGTTATAAAAACAGTAAAGGCAACTGGGTGTATGATTTGGGACAGAACTTCTCCGGAATAGTTCGTCTCCGCGTTTCAGGAAAAAGGGATCAGAGTCTTTGCCTTGTTCCGGCCGAATTGCTAAACAAGAACAACACTGCCAATCAGTCAGCTTCCGGGCATCCGTTTTGTTATCATTATAAACTTCGAGGAAACGATACTATCGAAACCTGGCAACCGCAGTTTACCTATTATGGATTTCGCTATGTGGAAGTAAAGGGGGCTGTTCCAGCAGGAGAAAAAAATCCGAAGAATCTTCCTGAGATAATAGAACTTACAGGGTTACATACAAGTTTGTCTGCTCCTCAATCCGGAACTTTCTTTTGTTCCAATCCCCTGTTCAATAAGATACACGACCTCATTGACTGGGCTATGCGTAGCAATATGGCCAGTGTATTGACAGATTGTCCTCACAGAGAAAAATTAGGATGGGTAGAACAGACTTACCTAATGCAGTATTCGTTGCAGTATCGCTATAACATGTCGAGGATGTACAATAAGATTATAAGGGATATGTATCTATCACAGACCAAGCAAGGAGTGATTCCATCCATTGCGCCCGAATATGTAAGATTTAAAGAAGGCTTTGAAGATACGCCGGAATGGGGAAGTGCTTTTATAATATCTTCCTGGTACGCATATTTATGGTATGGCGATGACAGGGCACTGACAAACTATTATCCTATGATGAAAAGATACATGGATTACTTAGCTTCCCGCGCAAACGACAATATCATAGCATACGGATTGGGGGATTGGTTTGACATAGGTCCGGATGTTCCTGGAAATTCCCAGCTGACTTCAAATGGTTTAACCGCAACTGCAACTTATTACTATAACGCTACTATTATGCAAAAAATTGCACGTTTGCTGGCTCAACCGGATGACGTCGAAAAGTATGGAAGATTGGCAGTTGAAATTAAAGAATCATTCAATCGCAGGTTTTTCAATTCTTCCACTAAAACTTATGACCGTAATAGTCAGACTGCAAATTCGATAGTGTTATTTATGGGATTAGCAGATAAAACATATAAACAATCAATCATTAACAATCTGATTTGCGATATAGAAAAACGGAATTATTCGTTAACTGCGGGTGATATCGGATACAGATATGTATTGCAAGCTTTAGAAACAAACGGTTTATCAGAGTTGATTTATAAGATGAATTGTAAATACAATGTGCCTGGATATGGTTGGCAGTTGGCACATGGAGCAACAGCACTTACCGAATCATGGCAAGCATTTGGTTTTGTATCCAACAATCATTTTATGTTAGGACATTTGATGGAGTGGTTATATGGTGGCATAGGAGGAATACGTCAGACAGAACAATCATTGGCATATAAAACAATACTAATTGATCCTCATGTCGTTGGAGATATAACTACAGCATCGGCTTCTTATGAGTCACCCTACGGCCGAATATGTAGTGAATGGAAAAAAAAGCAAGAAGGTTTTGAATTGAAAGTTTCTATTCCGGCAAATAGTGAAGCGGTAATAGTCTTGCCAACTGCAAAAATTGAAAATGTTATGGATTATGGAATTTGCCTGAGTTCGGCTGAGGATATTGTTTTTTTAGGAGTCGAACAAAATAGAATAAAAATCAAAGTTGGTTCTGGAGACTATCTGTTTTCAGTAAAAGGATAA